The Neomonachus schauinslandi chromosome 11, ASM220157v2, whole genome shotgun sequence genome contains a region encoding:
- the UPK2 gene encoding uroplakin-2 encodes MASLLPIRTLPLILILLTVLAPGASDFNISSVSGLLSPALTESLLVALPPCHLTGGNATLMVRRANDSQVVKSSFVVPPCRGRRELVSVVDSGAGFTVTRLSAYQVTDLVPGTKYYISYLVTKGTSTESSRETPMSTLPRRKVESIGLGMARTGGMVVITVLLSVAMFLLVLGFIITLALGTRK; translated from the exons ATGGCATCCCTGCTGCCCATCCGGACCTTGCCCTTGATCCTGATTCTGCTGACTGTCCTGGCCCCGGGGGCTTCAG ACTTCAACATCTCGAGCGTGTCTGGTCTGCTGTCTCCGGCGTTAACAGAGAGCCTGCTTGTTGCCTTGCCCCCCTGTCACCTCACAGGGGGCAACGCCACGCTGATGGTCCGGAGAGCCAATGACAGCCAAG TGGTGAAATCTAGCTTCGTGGTGCCTCCGTGCCGTGGGCGCAGGGAGCTGGTGAGTGTGGTGGACAGTGGGGCCGGCTTCACGGTCACCCGGCTCAGTGCGTACCAGGTGACAGACCTCGTGCCAGGAACCAAATACTA CATTTCCTACCTAGTGACGAAGGGGACATCCACTGAGTCCAGTAGAGAGACCCCAATGTCCACACTTCCTC GAAGGAAGGTGGAATCCATTGGGCTGGGAATGGCCCGGACGGGGGGCATGGTGGTCATCACAGTGCTCCTCTCTGTTGCCATGTTCCTGCTGGTTCTGGGCTTCATCATCACGCTGGCCCTGGGCACCCGGAAGTGA